Within Butyrivibrio fibrisolvens, the genomic segment GGAAGATGAAGATAGGACTATTGAAGTTCCGCTCTGGACTATAGGTGCATCAGACATTGAAAAGCCTGTAGATGAGTTTGAAAGTATGCTGTCTTGCAAGTGCAAGGGCGGAGTTCTTAAGATAGAGGTTCCTGCAGGTGCTTCTTATATAGTTAAAGTTAAGGGGATTTGAAAGTGGAACACTTTCTAACTTGGTCTCTAAGTTTGCGCGCTTGTAGTTAATCGTGGATGATAATTGGACCTTTTTGTCAGGGATGTTGCTAATTAAGAGGGTGTATATGATTATAGGTAATAAATATAGAATTACTATACTAACAGGTCGCTTGATAAGACTTGAATATAACGAACAAGGAATCTTTGAAGACAGGATCACCAAGACTGTTATAAATAGAGATTTTGATAAGGTTTCTTATGAATTAAGAAGATTCAGTGATCAGATAGAGACTGGTAAAAAAGAGAATAGTCAGATCCAAAATGATCCGGTAGAAAATAGTCAGATCAAAACAATAGATACCAATAATATATTAAGTAAGTTCATAGAAATAGAAACAGACGACCTGATCATAAGATATGATGAGAAGAACTTCAGTGCTCAGGGCCTTTCTATAACTTTAAAAGAAACAGGATCTGTATGGCATTACAGTATCACTTATGGTAACTCTGATGAGAACCTCTTCGGAACAGCCAGAACTTTAGACGGATGCGATGGCGGTCTGTGGCTTGAAGAAGGTATCTTTGGAAAGCGCGGCTATGCGGTTCTTAATGACACAGATAGCCCTGTAGTTGTATCAGGAATAGGTGATAGCCCTTCGTCTTATGAATATGCTAATCGCGATGGCAGCGGAATAGATATTTACTTCTTTGGATACGGCAAGGACTTCTATGGAGGCCTTAGGGATTTCTATAAGCTTTGTGGCAAGACTCCTATGATCCCAAGATATGCTCTTGGTAACTGGTGGAGCAGGTACTATAGATATACAGAAGAGTCTTATAGTGATGTCCTTGATAATTTTAAGAAGATGGAGATACCGCTCTCAGTAGCTGTCATCGATATGGACTGGCATATTACAGAAGTTGATCCAAAGTATGGGACAGGCTGGACAGGTTATAGCTGGAACAAGGATCTTTTCCCTGATCATAAGAGATTTCTAAAGATGCTCCATGACAGGGGACTTGCTACAACACTTAACCTTCATCCGGCAGATGGCATCAGAGCTTTTGAAGATATGTACAGGGAGGTTGCAGAGAGTGTTGGCATAGATCCTGATTCAAAGAAGCCGGTAGAGTTTGACTTTTCTGATAAGAAGTTTAGAGATGCATATTTTGAAAAGGTTATGCATCCTTATGAAGATGACGGGGTGGACTTCTGGTGGATAGACTGGCAGCAGGGAACAGGAAGAGACGAAAGAGACGTAGATCCACTTTTCCTACTCAATCATTATCACTATCACGATCAGGAAGGCAGGAATATAAGGCCTATGATCTTTTCAAGGTATGCAGGCCCGGGAAGTCACAGATATCCTGTGGGATTTTCAGGAGATACTGTCATGACCTGGAAGAGTCTTGACTTCCAGCCTTATTTTACCAGCACTTCAAGTAATATAGGTTACGGCTACTGGAGTCATGATATCGGCGGCCACATGATGGGTGACAAGGATGATGAGAGACTTATAAGATGGATCCAGTACGGAGTATTCTCTCCTATAAATCGTCTTCACTCCAGTAGCAGCGCCTTCCTTAACAAGGAACCCTGGGCTATTGATGAGCCTTATCGCGCTGTCATGACAGACTATTTAAGACTTCGTCACAGACTCCTTCCATATCTATATACAGAAAGCTTCAGAGCATATGAAGAAGATAAGCCAATAGTAAGACCTATGTACTACCTGTTACCTGATGATGAGAGAGCCTACAATGTCCCATGCGAATACGGATTTGGCGATGAGCTCATAGTCGGTGCCATTACAAGACCTATGGATAGAGAACTTAGGCTATCTACTGTGAACATGGTACTTCCAAGCGGCCGCTGGTACGATATCTTCACAGGCACTATCTATAATGGCGGCATTATGAGGAAGATGTACAGACGCCTTACTGATATCCCTGTTCTTCTTGGCGAAGGCGGCATAATTCCTATGTCTCTTGATGATAAGACTAATGGAGTAGTAAATCCAACAGATATCAGGCTCTGTATAGGATTTGGTCAAAACGGATCTTACGAAATGTACGAAGATGACGGCATCACCATGAACTATTTAAGTGGCAGCTATGTTAAGACAAGATTTGAAACAGCAGTAGATCAAGATACTCTTCATATCACCATAGCTCCTGCAAGAGGTGATCTGTCACTTATTCCAGATAAGAGAAAATATGAAATAAGTATATATGGAGCAGAAGTATCTGATATAGATAATATTGTTATTAAAGGTATATCCGATATTACTGATGATAATGATACTGAAAATAATGATATCGACAATGATGATACTGTCAATAATAATACCAAAGACAGTGATGCTATAAATGATTGCACTAAAATTTCCGGTAGTGAAGATGATGGTATTTTAAACCCTGAAGCAGTAAGTTATGATAATAGCCGCAGGATCTTAAATATCACCATCGGAAGCATCGCAACATCAAAAGGCGCAGTAGTCACAGTATCAGGTATTCATAGAGCCTCCAATGACTACAAGAAGAAAGTCTTTGACATACTAGAATATGCCTGGATCCCGATCATGACCAAGGATCTTGTAAATGGTAAGCTCATTAGCATGTCAGATGATGAGTTTTTAAACTGGCTAAAAGAAGCAGACATCTCTGAAAACCTAAAGAATGCCATAACAGAAATATATGCTGATAAGTAATATACTGCATAGCATAAGTTGGTATGATAAACGCAGAAAATTAGACCAATTAAAGGTGATTATCAGTCTAAATGCTATAATATTTTGCTGATTTAGACTAACTAAAGATGATTTCGAGTCTAAAAACTGTATTTTTTAATCGAAAAAGACGAATTAAGCGGTATAATTAGTCTGAAAGAGATATTATACTGGTAAAAGAAGTACTGATAATGTAGGCTTCACTGATACCCTGCCCAAGTGTTTTGGTCACAAAAATTGTTGTAAATGACATAAGAAATGATGTTGTATTTCAAAAATAATAGTGATAGCTTTAGGATATAGCTTTCTTGACAATACATGAGAAGCTATTACTAAAACTATCATTTTTATATGTTAAATATTATTTGGACTATTATACAGACTGGGAGGTTATATGGAGAGAGTATTACTTGATCAGGGATGGGAATATAGGAAGGGATTTCTGGATATGGCAAGTACAGCTGAGGATGGCAAGGGCATACTTGTTGATCTTCCTCATGATGCCATGATAGAAGGTGATGTATCTGAGGATGCGCCCGGACGTTTTGATATGGGCTATTATAAGGGAAGCCTTATAAACTATACCAAAAAGATAATGATACCGGATAAGTGGAAAGATGACTGTGTAGGCCTTTATTTTGACGGTGCTATGTCCAATGCTACAGTAGATATTAATGGATATAAAGTTGCAGCTCATCACTACGGCTATGCACCCTTTTATGTAGACTTGACTGACCGCGTTACATTTGGAGAGTACAACAGGATTACTGTTAATCTTAATACTACCATGAATGAGAACTCCAGATGGTATACAGGAACAGGCCTTTTTAGAAGCGTAGAGCTGTGTCACAGTCCCAGGATTCATGTAGCACATGACGGTATATTTATGTATACCAAAGAAATAGGTGATGTTACATGCACAGATGATGTACTTACTGCAGACTACGCTCTTATAGACGCTAAAGTTATGATCGAGAATACATCATATACTAATAGTATTGTTGACGTGATTCTTGAGATTGCAGAAGAAAGCGGCGAAGTTGTTAAGAGTGTTAAGAGCAGTATCTATGTAGCCAAGGGAACTTCTGAACCTGCAAGCTTTTCTTTTGCCATAGATGATCCAAAACTCTGGGACGCAGAGCATCCAAACCTTTATACAGTTACTGCCAAAGTTCAGGACGCCGGAGAGTACAGAACCCACCTTATTCCTAAAGAAGACGGCGCTGTAGATAAGGCGGTGACACTGTTCGGAATAAGGACTATATCTGTAGATAGCCGTAGAGGACTTAGAATTAATGG encodes:
- a CDS encoding TIM-barrel domain-containing protein; this translates as MIIGNKYRITILTGRLIRLEYNEQGIFEDRITKTVINRDFDKVSYELRRFSDQIETGKKENSQIQNDPVENSQIKTIDTNNILSKFIEIETDDLIIRYDEKNFSAQGLSITLKETGSVWHYSITYGNSDENLFGTARTLDGCDGGLWLEEGIFGKRGYAVLNDTDSPVVVSGIGDSPSSYEYANRDGSGIDIYFFGYGKDFYGGLRDFYKLCGKTPMIPRYALGNWWSRYYRYTEESYSDVLDNFKKMEIPLSVAVIDMDWHITEVDPKYGTGWTGYSWNKDLFPDHKRFLKMLHDRGLATTLNLHPADGIRAFEDMYREVAESVGIDPDSKKPVEFDFSDKKFRDAYFEKVMHPYEDDGVDFWWIDWQQGTGRDERDVDPLFLLNHYHYHDQEGRNIRPMIFSRYAGPGSHRYPVGFSGDTVMTWKSLDFQPYFTSTSSNIGYGYWSHDIGGHMMGDKDDERLIRWIQYGVFSPINRLHSSSSAFLNKEPWAIDEPYRAVMTDYLRLRHRLLPYLYTESFRAYEEDKPIVRPMYYLLPDDERAYNVPCEYGFGDELIVGAITRPMDRELRLSTVNMVLPSGRWYDIFTGTIYNGGIMRKMYRRLTDIPVLLGEGGIIPMSLDDKTNGVVNPTDIRLCIGFGQNGSYEMYEDDGITMNYLSGSYVKTRFETAVDQDTLHITIAPARGDLSLIPDKRKYEISIYGAEVSDIDNIVIKGISDITDDNDTENNDIDNDDTVNNNTKDSDAINDCTKISGSEDDGILNPEAVSYDNSRRILNITIGSIATSKGAVVTVSGIHRASNDYKKKVFDILEYAWIPIMTKDLVNGKLISMSDDEFLNWLKEADISENLKNAITEIYADK